The genomic region aataagaTGAGTGTTTGCAGTTTGTTTTTCTCCCCATCTTCCAATAACaggtggactgttttttttttgtttttttgggggggtttactTCACCTGTACAGACAAACAGGTATTAACTGCTGGGTTTTTCAATAAATACAGGGAAGAAATCCACATGCATGTGCGCCGTTTTTCATGCCACTCCAAAGTATCGTTTCAACAACTGGTCACCGCTATAATAACCATCAGGCACCATGGAAACTATCAAAACAAAGCTCCAAACCATTTGCTATGAATGCCTCCATCTAGAGGACACAAAATTCACTGTAGCACAACTCCGGTTATGGGAGGGGTGaattttttaaaaaggtttttttgGGATGCGACTTTTCTGTTGAGCCAAATCTGCTACAGCTAAGGGAAACGCCCACTAACACAACTATATGGAAAGTTCCTTTTCCTGTAAGGGGACTAAATTGTAGGTAAACCACTGTAGGTGGGGAGGCAAATGCTATTTTTATGACTGTTACAGTGTCTCTACAGTAGAGCTAATTTAAGCATGCttacacccccccaaaaaaaatccctGGAGTTTATGCATAAATGTCAACCAAAAGTCTGACATAGTAACAAATGTTACTTATTCAAACACATACAAAGCTGTGTATTCGGGGGGGGGACAAAACACTTCTGTAATGATGTATTCTTTTATTTACATCTTCATAGTAGAAATGCTTAGTAGCTAAGATTGTCTGTCATGTCAGTCAGATTTGTACATCACATTACAAGCACTCAGCCTATATTTAAACCAGTTTGTAAAAAGGAGAAAACTGAAGGGTGAATTTCATATTTTTAGCAGATTTTTTAACATAggattttgttttaaaaacaaaatatttgTATGAAGGCAATGTTTCATATACGATTTGAAGtaactttttattatttttacccgaggccaaaagcTGGCCATCACGTATTGTtaagactttgcatccgtccgACCATCTGGGCTCAGTAACTCCAGTCCTCTtagtgccagggtcttcaaattcacagggaacattcttgggacacagaccttgtacaagttcaaagatggctaacctggacctattAAGAGGTAAAAGTCTGTTTCCTATATTTGTGTTCATACAACTAAAGGTATTTAAAATGCTGTAGACCAGCAGTTCAAAGATCCAAATCTTTAATCCACTCATGTGATTAAAGAAATATTTCTACTTCATGACATTTGTAATTATAAAAAACCAGGCTTGGGTTTGAACCATAATACATATGTAAATATAAAAAAAGATGGATTAAAGTCAGCCCGCTGAACACAgcactaaataaattaaaacacaatcATGATTAAAATTTAAGTCCATGAGTCAACCCTGAACTCAATCAGAAATGTAAACAGGACAGTTGAGCACTGAACATTGCCTTTAATCTCACTTAATTCCATTTTTGCCATTGATGGTTTCAATCAAAAGGACTGGTTGACGAGCAACTGTATCGTCAGTAATCATGTCAATGAAACCTGGCCAAACTAAAACAAAAGGGGTTGTAACAATATttttatgtataattttttttttgttcattttaaatacCATATTCCCCCTGATACACATTTCATTTCCAGGTTTCCTACTTTCAGTTAGTTTTGTCTTTTGATACCAAAATCACTGAAGAGACTCCAGAATGACATCACTGCCGTCTGATTAGTTGACAGAAAACACCTGCTGCGTTCTAAACAGTTTTACGACAGACATAACAGAAAGCATCACAGCAACCTTAATAATCAAGCTTTAACATGGATCTGTACATCCATGTGTCAAGTTTAGaacttgcattttatttttaaataaaagtttaaCTTATAAGGTCGATTTGTTAAACAGTACCATTTCtaaataaatgtttaattttttctacgATGTGGAACTCAAACTGGTGGGGGAGTAACGGATTTTCGATTGAACCTATGGATGGTGCAgaataaaaactagaagcactcagaatgcaaacctccgccaaggccatggggtcactacttcttttgtctctctaaaattgtatataataatcattagatttataaacaaataaatttaagaaatattacaatttgaaaacaaatgcacccgaacgtgatgacaggtgcaactgcttaatgctaacttaacattgaaaatgccatagacatgctaattcgttagcatcgggatccagatcaccactaaaatttaatcacttgttcctcttgtcatttccaaccactccacaaaatttcattaaaatctgttcaaaactttgagttatcctgctgacaaacaaacgcgaccgaaaacataacctccttggtggaggtaaaaaaaaaaaaagtttcgctACTGCAGAAGGACCACAGAATGAGCAGCCAGATTTCTGTTGAAATAAACATGACATGTCCCTTAATGTTTAtacaacattagaaaaaaaaatgccttcaaaGTTCATGTCACTTTTCTTATTAAATGAAAGTTTCCCCTTTAACCAGTAACAAAAATATTTGTAGTTAATGCTTTAAaagcacagacacacactgaaTAAATGTTTGCACGTTTCTGTCAGCAGCAGCAAACATTCAACAGAACAGGTTTCCCTTCTTCATCTCCACAAGGCCCATTTATGTAGCTCTTATTTTGAAAAGCCACATCCTCAGCACGCTGTGACAGCAGCTGATGTCCAGCAGCTGGCGATAGATGTAAGTGGGTCAGATCAGAGTTCTGAGGAGGAAGGATATGGCTGCTCCCAAAGACAAACCCAGAGCCAGGAAGAAGGTCATCAGCGCTCCGGCTCTCTCAGCGTCTTTGGGTTCCACGAGCCTGAGCAGGACGATCACGGGGAAAAGTTTACTCAGCGAGGATTCGCCAGCAGAACAGTTATCTTCCAACATGCACAACTTCAGAATGATTGCTGGAACTCGTGCTGCCCTCGGGGTCAACGCGTGTGCACGTGGAGCTCAAAACTAttctcaaatgaaaaaaaaaccctgaaatagctcaaacaaaaacaccccccttTTAAAAAAGGAGCTGAAGGCAACAAAAATAACTGAACACAACAAATCAGAAATCCTCATTTCTTTAAGATTTGCTGACTCATTTGGTAGTCAGACTTCCTGTCTGGTGATGACTCGCCCCTGCAGCCATCCTCACTTCCTCTTTGGGTACTTTGCGTTAcatgtccacaaaaaaaaaaaaaaacatcagcataAGAAGGGTCAGAAACGCAACACGAGTTGCCCAATTTGAATGTAAACACTCTTTGAGgctaaatatttatggacctcccTGCGCCTCCTGAATGGAATCTGTCCTGCAGATAAAAGCTGTTTGACGAGTGACGTTTGTTTACTTTATGGGCCATCTGCTGGACAGATGAGGTCATTATGAAGCACCGCCTTCAAAACAACTAAACTGCTTTGTGGTGCAGCATCGTTCGTACTCACTGTGGCGCGTAGGACATGGACAGGCACACGAAGTAGCCGCTGGACAGCGAGAACACCACCATGATGGCAGCAAACACGCCGTCTTGGGGGAAGTAGACGGGGAGGAAGGAGCGGCTCTGGACGTTGCAGAGCATCAGCAGCGGGATGAAGATGAGGCGCGAGACGACCAGCAGTGGGAAGAGCAGAGACTCCTTACGGGGCTGCGGAAGAAACACAACTCGTTAATAATTACTGGTCATTAatttaaagaaaaaacacaagGACAAGCAGAGGAACATCAGGGACGACAAACTTTATACCAACTCGCTTCGGGAGACAAAAACACACCGAAGCGTGGTGTGGAAGCGATACACAGATTGAGAAGAGGCCCACAACACGCTGAAACCaaacatttaaaattttatatatcttaaacaatatatatatatatatatatacacacatacatacatacatacacatacaaagTACAAACAAAGCAGCCAATCTCAGTTTACCATTTATCATTAGCTTGTTACAGCACTGGCCTGAATATAAGACGGGGGCTCCACCACatgaaattctttaaaaatatagCAAGTCTTATAATTACAGACTACACATACATCCACAACAGCAGGGGGCAACAcaaccccccctccaaaaaaaaaaaaaaaaaaaaaaaaaaatatcagggCCATTTTATATTTGGGTTAATATTTGTATTTTAGTTCacaaggttttattttttttttacagtttgagACACAATTTGTTGGTTTGACCAGCACAAGGGGGCAGTAATGGTGCTGACTCACCCACTGCACCACGGTGGTGATGGTGCGACCAAGCCAGTCGTTGATATTAAAGATCAAGAAGCAGCACACGGCGATAAAGAAGCGCTCTGAAGAGAACAAGGATTCAACAACAACAAGGTGTCAAAAGAATCCTAAGAAGAAAACCAGCAAATAAACTACACACGGAAACGTCTGCTAACACAGGCCGAATACGCGTGCGACGATCTTACCCCACTTTCCAGGGAATGACGTTTTGACGTCGGCGGTGATGGCAGGGAAAACGGATAGAGTGACCGTGAACACAAAGCTTACGCAGAATGCCATCAGCCAGATCTGCAGGAGGGCAGAAAATTAATTTATAGATTAATCCGCTTCAGGCAGCCTGCTAAAACCTGAGCGGCGTCTTACTTTTTTGAAGACCTCCATGACCGAGGCTTTGGTCTGGACGCACTCGGCCTCCTGCAGCACCAAGAAGGCCTGCTTCGTCCCTTCGGTAGCAGTTTCCTCCTGAGTCACGGCCGAATTGTCACAGTTTGACCCGCCGGAGGGCACGGAGCCGTTAGCGCAGCCGTTGAGCTTGTCGTCCTCTAAGGGTGAAGCAAAAATCAGAAAATGACTTCCACTGCTGACATTTTGGCTTCTGCAGCGCTGCTTCCAATACATAATCTGCATTTGTGCGAGTGTCATGTTTGTCAGACAGAAGCGTCTTTTGTATCTGCACACAGCAAGCACTCACTTTGGCTACAATAACAGTTCAGCTAGTTTAATGAGATAATGTTCTACTTAAGTGATTTCATCAAGCCAGACATAAAAAGCAGTCAGTGGAAAAGCAAACAGGCAATCAGCAAGTCTTTGACTCCATAAGTGTATCAGCATCGACACAaggttctggaaaaaaaaaaaaagactgaacaatatttgagaaaatgtgactaaaaaaataagaaataaaatatcaTCTTACCACATTTGAGAAGCTCAGTCGTGGCATTTGTGTCATACTTCTTGCTTCTGCCCAGATAATACTGAGCAAACTCCTACACGGACAAAAGGAATATATATCATTTTTACTTCATTGTGACACATTTCAATCCTGCTGTGTCCTTTAAATGAGTCAATCATTTCACACGCGGAATGGCAGGCGCGCACACTTTTCCATTATTGTACCAGCTCAAATATAAGACAAACTAGTGGTGGACTAGTCATCGATATCTACATTAGTAAGTGTTGACACCGGTACTTCTCAAACAGAAATACTGAAGCACCGACTTCTTAGATGCTTTGTgagtacaattaaccacacagtgagccatattatctcagatatttgtaacaaAATGCTCAGAAAGTACAGAACGTTGACTTGTGTAGGccgagtccacagcagctagcagccattGCTAACGGGGCACCGACTCAGTCGTCAGTTAATGCACag from Thalassophryne amazonica chromosome 23, fThaAma1.1, whole genome shotgun sequence harbors:
- the LOC117505126 gene encoding LOW QUALITY PROTEIN: equilibrative nucleoside transporter 2-like (The sequence of the model RefSeq protein was modified relative to this genomic sequence to represent the inferred CDS: inserted 1 base in 1 codon), with translation MMICSRTSEIIMKAPSDAPRDRGCLVGISFFILGLGTLLPWNXFMTASLYFQGRLNTTEYINGTVTVHKEYYFNNWMTLLSQLPLLLFTLLNSFLYHRISEAMRIAGSLVFILLLFILTAVLVKVPMEEDRFFSVTMATIWFINSFGAVLQGSLFGLVGLLPQRYSAIFMSGQGLAGTFAAVAMLLAIASDTDSETAALGYFITPCVGTLVTLVSYLFLPRLEFAQYYLGRSKKYDTNATTELLKCEDDKLNGCANGSVPSGGSNCDNSAVTQEETATEGTKQAFLVLQEAECVQTKASVMEVFKKIWLMAFCVSFVFTVTLSVFPAITADVKTSFPGKWERFFIAVCCFLIFNINDWLGRTITTVVQWPRKESLLFPLLVVSRLIFIPLLMLCNVQSRSFLPVYFPQDGVFAAIMVVFSLSSGYFVCLSMSYAPQLVEPKDAERAGALMTFFLALGLSLGAAISFLLRTLI